ttttttttacaaattatctgccaatcagggtgtgcgaatttcattgacagtcatgcctccttgcaaagttcgtacGGTTGTCATTTGAACACCGTTCCATGGGTTGtcgagttgacgtatttacacgtaggttgttaaatgtgaaagtttgttgggtggccacggtaacgcgcgttgcactgtaagtaTAGAAAACAAATTGCCATTTTCTGTGACCAAAAAATGTTTCCAGCTGATTCATAGCGTTCAATCCCGCCGACTGGCCATTCCGACTTCGATGAAAGTACAGAGCTTCACATCTGACTTAAGTTTCGCAAGTTTTCGCTTTGAGTGGCTATAAAGGAATGGGTTTCTGTTCAATAATGCTTCTAGTTTCCCTTGGCAACGCTCAGACCCAAGGCGGTAAACCAGTGAATCCACATTTTGTCCCCTAGATGCGGAGGCATTAGACACAAAACACCAGCTGGAGATTctaaaattttatttgcagatggcttttcaaataatcaggTCCGTGCTTTGCCCAGCTAAAAATGCCTAAAACTCTTTGGCTGCTTGGATAAGCAAGCCTTTCACAATAGCTATCTATACACTGAAAATGACAATCAAgcaaaataatataatacatTCGTAAAGGTATTTTTTCTGGCCTTTTGTCACGCACAGCAGCGTGACGATCAAAACAAACGTCACACAATAACAATTGAAGAAACGTTAGGTCACTGAAACTTTTTCTGACCTGTTCCAATGATCCAAAGTCGTGatattaaacaaaatgtacatagCGGTGTAAGTATAGGAATGGGGCTTCGATTAAAAGAGGTTGCATTTCAATCACAAGACGAAGATTTGAATACATCCTCTTAGTCAAAACTTCATTCAATGAAAGGTTCCTAGTTCACAAAGGTTCAGGAATGGCAAGAATTTAACATCACAAGCTCTGAATTTCAACCACTAAGATTCATGTTTTACCATCTTCAATGTGCTCtaagaaaaaaatcgtatgatcGTATAGTATAATTACTCTGGTGATTATCTCAACaacttctgttttttctttcatttagaGCTGCAGTATCATAAACACCTAGCACAGGTTGATTACAGGAAGATGACCAATCAGGTGCCTGCAATTCATTAATCACGTTAGAGATTATAGAAATATCCTatacaagaaagaaaacaaaaacaatacggTCCAATGTTGAATTCAGCAATGTCcatcagaaacaaaaaaacaaaaaatgaaggagttcttaaatgaaaatggaaCAGCCTAAAATACATTGTGTGATATGAGGCGCTGACACAGGACTAGAAAAAGCCACATGAAGAATAGAAGGCAGTTAAAGTACAAGATCATAAATTGGTTCAGAGCAGGTACTTTTGGTTCTACAAAACTTTCTTAGTTTGACAAAcgtacaacaaaacaaaattgcgGAAGGATGGATGGGACCATCTTTGACAAAAATGCTATCTTTTaccaactacatgtacagctgtatacTCTGCAAAACAGATGTATTTGGGGCTACCAGTATTTTCCATCTCATAATTTTCTCTCGCTTGGCAAGAGAAGCAAGAGCTGCAAATCAAGTCTATGTTCCCATTCACACAAAGAAATTATATTCTGAAGAACTGCAGACTCAACGCTGGATTCTCTTATCACAttatttgaaaaggaaaacgcAATAGTATGAGGCTTGTGTACATGTGTTCACTGTGCAAATTACTTCAAAAGAAATCCACAAAATACTCTCTTTATATCAAGGCAAATATTCTTCGTCAAGAGTTCCAGGATGCTCTAGTTCCAGAGTTTTTCTATTAAGTACAAAGTGTGCCTATTAAGACAACTGTTCGAAATCTACTGGCAAAAATTAATGCTTGGATTTTCCCCAGCCTTCATTTGTGGTAATAATGTCTCTTCACAGATCAGTATCGTACCAGGTGCCCCCACGGGGAGGGGGGTGTCCAAGAGGCTGCATTCCAGGGTCCCCATGATGAAAATCATAACCAGCTTCATGCGAATACTCCATTGGCTGGTTATAATCAAAGCCGTCATGTGGATAACCATACCCTGCACCAGGTGGCATGTTGTAGCTGGGATCAGGAAAGTCACCATCCATTGGCTggaagtaaacaaaaaaattaataagtatTTTTACACTTGTAAATAAACTCTGTAAACAAAAGGAGACTTTGAGAGTTGTGTCTCCAGAGACTGGTTTTTATTTGGGACAAAAACAGATGCATTGACTACAAAAGGCAAATGACAATCAAGGCACAACTCAGTTTGCTTGTATCACTTGTGCTTATACTTGTGGTACGAGTGTACACATCTCCCTTGTACTGTAAAAGCCCTGGGTTAATGTTTGGGAGGCCACTGGAGAAACTTCAACAGATAGGAAaggataaaagaaaaataatgaccTTGCTAACAGACAAGGAAGAGTTACTGCATGAAGGACTTTGTAACTCCGCATCTATACTTATGTATGAAAAAGACACGCTGTGTAAACAGTACATTAAAGTACAGTTCAgaatacatgtaattgcaaATAGCGTGGTCTTTTTCAACAGCATTTCAAGAAGCTAAAAAGAATGCTGCCACATTAGATCCTgctgttcttctctttttttctttctaagttTATTAAAGCCGCTTTTTTGTCTTTCACTGTACCTCTGGCCATGGTGCATCTTCACGAAACAATGAGCTAGTCAGCTCAACGGAGAGACGCTTCTTGTAGTCTTGGGACTTGTCCTCTGACATACGGAAGAGTACAGCAGCCGCATACGCAGCAATGCCTTCGTTTCTTGAATGCAGCAGGTCTGTTAGAGGGGCAGTTGCATTTTCAGCCTCAATCGCCTCAGCACCTTCTTTGTCTTGGGCCAATTCACAGAGTACTCCTGCAGCAACACGTTGGATATTTTCGATTGGACAGTAAAGAAgctgcaaaagaaaaacaaactgtcaAACAAATGATACCAGCCAGCAAAATTGTCCAGATTACTCAGAAAACTGACATGCTAATCATTTTCAACATTACAATGACCAAGAACAGCAgacattttcctttgtttgacATTCGGTTTGATTCTCAAATTACCTTCCATGTTACTTTCATTACCATCAATGATGCTATTATAACAATTATCATAGGAATTAACACTACACAGCACATTTgatgatttatgggcacgagagAATgagatattttgaaagttctaaaaaTTGCATGAGCCTTAAGCGAGTGCACTTTGAGCCGACTTCTCTGGGTGAAGTAGCTGACACTGTCTGTCGTTggtgcttattgaaaccacttTTCCTCTTccgtcaacatcatcatcataataaattAATGTCATGGTTGTCATCATTACCAGGTATTTACACTGCAACTCATTCGACAAAGTGAGACTAACACTGTACCTGTACAAATAGAGGAATGCAGTGAAGACTGCGGATGACAGCCCTGTTGTGTGCCTCACGTGCCAAAATATGAAGTGCACCCACACACCCATCTACGATATCTTCCATTCTGACATTATCTATCACAACACTCTGCCCAGGTCTCCTTTGCATATCTTGGTAAGAACGCATCATGAGTTGGACCAGTTGAGGCAGACCTCCATGTTCTCGGATCGGAGTATGGTTCAATGGACACAGGGCAAGATTTCTCATGAGTCCAATCACTGCCTTGATAAGTGGCCAGCGTGATGGTGGGTAGAGCAATTTTACCAAGACTGGTAAGCCAAAATGAACGCGCACTGCATTCTGAGCTTTTTCAGCATCTTCGTGACGACTTGTTAGATGACGAAGGGCACAAACCTGATTAGGAAAAATACACTTCTTACTCACTTCAATTTGATACTACCACCGATGCTGAAGATTAGCTGTGTAGCAGATTCAATGTGGACAGAAAATCAAGTCCAGTTTTCATTTGTCCAGATTTGTACAAGATTTAATAACATGTTAGTAAGCAGGCAGACAATAAAAAGGAATCATTTGTCTTCACACTCTACTCTTGTTCAAAACAGATAAGCGGTAAAAGTGACAAGATTTTTTAACATGAACGACACACAACATGCTATAACTCATTAAACACATTGGCAATGGGAGCTTTCTTAATTGCAAAAGTGACTATAGAGCTCTGAATGTATCCACAGTCCAGCAACGAATCATCAGCATGGCCTTAAGGAATCACGCCTTAAGTGTATTGGTGTTTAAATCCAGGCCTTGAGAGATGCCAACACTATCAAAATTCACAAGACAATGCATTCACAATTTACCAAAGTCACACAAAAAAACCATTATTAGGGTAACCACTATCATTCAAAACTGTTAAAGGAAACTTTAGATGAAAATTATTAACAATGGACTTAAACACAATGAAAAACTACAGCAATAGAAAATGTCAGTTTCCTTACCGCTGGTTCGGTAATCTCCTCGCTGTCTCCAGCCTGCATGCAGGTCCTGACAAGTGCCTCAATGCCACCAAATCTGTAGACAAGTTGTTTATTGCCTGGGTTATTACACGTAAGATTTGACAAGACTCCAGCAGCACATGTCACCACTTGGATGTCATTGGACGAAAGCAGCTGTACCAACATTTGAAGCAAGTTGTCGAGCCCTTCCTCTTTGGTTGCAGCATCTGACAGAGTCCATAGACAGTTCTGGACCAGTCTCTTGCTTTGATGACCTAAATGCATGGCAAGAGCCTGCATTCCTCCAGCCTGAAAAGGGTGGAAAATCTCACGATGGGCAACTATAAATGTTAACTTggtgagtgaaaaaaaaaccgatTTCATTGCAATCATTTAACCCATTAAATCCAGAACCACCCCCTACTGACAAGTACAATGTAAAACCATCTGGCATTAGAAAGTAAAATCTTTCAAGTCTCgctcctgggagtcaatgggttaaacaagcAATAAGAAAAATCCTAAAAAGGAGAGTATCATGGTATTGCACATGTTCTAGCCGACAATGAATGTCATAATTTATGAGCCAATTGGAAGTGATGTTATAATTCATGTGGGAAGTTTACATTCTCCTGTGTGTAAAATTTTCTTGATTATTAACAATCACTTATGTGCTAAGGGCTGAGTAAAATTTTCATACACACATGAAATTACCTGCAAGAGTTATAATGTTGCTTCCCATTGGCTTATAAACAGTGGCATTTGCTTTAGCTAGAATATGTGCCATACTTATGTCTAAAACTCATCTATGAATGAGActcataaatattttattcttgaacTTAATTGAATAAGTATGTTCTAGATATAGtgcctttttcttcttctttttttcacttatttatttttatttaaatgttTACTTTTCTATTTTACTCACTACAGCGCTCGAAGCTGCGACCGATTTGATCGCCAAGGCAACTAGCAAAAATAATGGCAACTAAAATTATCGCCAAGGTCGCAAATTTGGTGACTGTTCCGGCGTGGAAGTGGTGTCGTGATAATCGgtctatttttttaaaactctaGATCCAGACAAAATGAAAAAGCTTGATAATCTACCTACAGAAACATTGTCCATGAATTTCTCTTGCAATTCTTTGTGTGTCTGGTACATAACGTGCACCTCCAAACTGGACCCCCAACTGGACGTCCTTCTAGACCCCACTCGACAgaataaagaaaacaatggatggctaaaatcaaaatcgcaaggtcttctgaatttttatctaaagaaGGTTGAAGATTACTtagaaaaaaccttttttcaaaagctccgtgacgtctttcgtttcgtcTTACGTATTTGTCACCTTACGTGACTgcatgatacaaagctatttggttggaaaaaagTACATTAAGAGAtatgttcatacacatgtaatggtattttatctcatgagcgaaaagtcagcgctttcatcgcaaatTGAACGccagatgttttcgttgatttGGTGGACCACGTGGCATCTGCATACAAAGCGTGAAACGCGCGACCAagaactcagaaacgatgtaccgcagaCCTCAGAATTGGAAAGGTGGccaaaagatttgtttcctacatcatttcaagttcttggcctttttcattgaacagtttcgaatttatttttttgttgcgtgacagtgaaactaTCTATAGTTTGAGGGTATGAGAAACGAAAGGGAAAAAAGAGCTCTAATCTTCTGTGTAACAAGATCATACCGCggatcttaattcctccattcgcgcataaccacaattccttgcgcatttgaccacaatcccttgcatttcgaagaaaaatgtgttctcccgattagagctgcctcgttcgttcgcttcaggctcactcactgcgacAGCGATAAAGAATTCTACTGAGGAGTGTTTAAAGCTCATGTacatgacgttttatcggtgacCTAATAGGCTCTTTCGCTCATGCATTATAAGTAAGTGTCGTAACGCTTTGCgccaccagccaatgaaaatgttcctttaacctcatgtgatcatgGAAACGAGaaaagttgcatgaaacgttgctcagtgcaacacccgtaaaacaacttgtttcgaAATGTGAGAACGTTTGAAGAAATGGCGTtccgagacaagttgcatgaaaaattgcacagtgtaacagcgccttaaaggTGAAGATTTTATGGTTATAGAGGACTATCGTTCACATTAGAAGTCATACTGGttactaattaggcctaaagaaaagtatcctaaacattcataaaagctaaccttaggcctaaggttagctaatatgaatgtttaggatgctttctgtataggtaaaacaatgacctgtgacctgcgttttgtacctgccgcctctcgcttcaaaaatttgcagctgtttttaaaaaagataccagtcactgctcccagtttccacgccagcactcactttcacactgaaactcctagtaataattttatatcttttgattgctaAGATtatgtggctaagatgttcgttttaacctctcgaacttgtgttgtttgccctaTCAGAAGGGTGTAGCTAATtcgcatgataatagcaaatccaatatggcgaccatcgtgaataaggtctattaatgTTTACAGTCACGGGTTCCACTGTATAAATTATCTCGAACGCCTACTATCAccctacaggcattgcgtgccgtggaacatTTTAATGTACGAGAATTCCGCCAAAGCTGACATTCATCCAATCAGACCGCTACCAGGAgactacgataagcaatgcgaactttttaaagaaaaacaaatgatcgaaaagcctgtcggtttaACTTGGGCCTTTAAAAATTTCTGActtttacagaatttttttctcaaaatcattCTCCATATATTACATTACACTACATTATAGCAAATTCTTTTCGCTGGAAGAAAGAGTCGGCGCTTTCTTTATTTCCAGTAGTTTTAGTCAAGCCGACACTACAGTAGCAATGGGGATGAAGTTCACTATTGAAAAAAGAAACGGAAATATTccggaaaaaaaaggaagaaatttgaTAGCGTTTCTCTGTTTTATCTTCGAACCAGATGATCCGAAAGTGAGACAATTTTCTCCTTGCAAGCGACAATTTACGATGGTAAGGAAATTTCACAATCGCTGCAAACACAAAAGAGGGACTGACTGGACAACTTCAGTCTACTTTGAAAGGACTCAGTAGGTGGGTACCTGCAGTTTTCAGAAGCAACCACTTTCACGTTCCAGGTTTCATTTTCTGGAGCTTTCCTCCCCGCCATAAAGGCTGACAGATACTTCTATGAGCGAAAGTGAAGGAGACGTAACCACAAATTTGCTGAAATCGTATCCACCGCTGTCAGTTGTAATTTGTGGATCGTTAACTTTCAATCTCAGTGTCTCGAGTGATTCACTTAAATTTGCTGCTTCCAAAAGACCAGGTAAAATCTCTTCATCTCCTTCGCCGCGTGAGTCGAGTGTCAAATTTAACGTGGTTAAAGACTGAAATGACAACAAAAAATTTGCGAAGGCACTCCTATCACAAAGCATGTTACCGTAGTTATTAATTTTCAGGGAGGCATCGTTTACTGAATTGATGTCCAAACCCTTGCTTTCACACCCAAACAACATACTGCTAAAGTTGTTAAATGTCAAAGTGAGATTCTTTAGTGATTTGCTGTATGCCAAACCTTCGCCTAACTTTCCTAAAGAAACAACGCATGCCGAATCTAAGTGGTTGATAACTGTGAGAGAGAAATTCTCCACTGAAGTGTTACGCGCCAAAATAATGCCCAGGTCATCTACCAATCGGTTGCTATGGTTTTCAACAATCAGACTGAGATTCTTCAGTGACGTGTTGCCTTCCAAGCCATCGCAAACGCTTCGCTTCCATGTCTCGTTCATCTTCCCGTAGCAGTTAATTGTTAGAGTGAGATTCTTCAGTGATGTGTTG
The genomic region above belongs to Montipora capricornis isolate CH-2021 chromosome 5, ASM3666992v2, whole genome shotgun sequence and contains:
- the LOC138050158 gene encoding catenin beta-like; the encoded protein is MAHILAKANATVYKPMGSNIITLAGNFMCAGGMQALAMHLGHQSKRLVQNCLWTLSDAATKEEGLDNLLQMLVQLLSSNDIQVVTCAAGVLSNLTCNNPGNKQLVYRFGGIEALVRTCMQAGDSEEITEPAVCALRHLTSRHEDAEKAQNAVRVHFGLPVLVKLLYPPSRWPLIKAVIGLMRNLALCPLNHTPIREHGGLPQLVQLMMRSYQDMQRRPGQSVVIDNVRMEDIVDGCVGALHILAREAHNRAVIRSLHCIPLFVQLLYCPIENIQRVAAGVLCELAQDKEGAEAIEAENATAPLTDLLHSRNEGIAAYAAAVLFRMSEDKSQDYKKRLSVELTSSLFREDAPWPEPMDGDFPDPSYNMPPGAGYGYPHDGFDYNQPMEYSHEAGYDFHHGDPGMQPLGHPPPRGGTCSAGDFACLAGELEIECESWGLQPKAGDLASMLAGLKLLWNGVVQGYSEGCL